In the genome of Perca fluviatilis chromosome 4, GENO_Pfluv_1.0, whole genome shotgun sequence, one region contains:
- the LOC120557073 gene encoding cytochrome b561 domain-containing protein 1 isoform X1, translating to MPSDVEYSPVGEGLGMRDYWLYVWLRRAAVIAAHVTGLGLTLIITLLSRPGTSLFSWHPVCMSVAYCLCMMEGILLFSAEGSPCCFKSRKGKVRLHWFFQALALIAAAAGLGFMVASKNVSELPHLLSWHSVLGVCTLAATALQAACGVCVIFPQLLRLSSPPLRLKLYHATCGLVVYLLATVTVVLAMFSDWFQATVKGTAWWAFLLLPLFPALVVMNQITNSYLPRKKITR from the exons ATGCCGTCTGATGTGGAATACAGCCCGGTGGGAGAGGGGCTGGGGATGCGGGACTACTGGCTCTATGTGTGGCTCCGGAGGGCGGCGGTGATAGCGGCTCATGTCACCGGCCTGGGCCTGACCCTCATCATCACCCTGCTGTCCAGACCCGGAACCA GTCTGTTTTCTTGGCATCcagtgtgtatgtctgttgcA TACTGCCTGTGTATGATGGAAGGCATCCTCCTCTTCTCGGCTGAAGGATCGCCCTGTTGCTTCAAATCCCGGAAGGGTAAAGTGCGTCTGCACTGGTTCTTTCAGGCTCTAGCCCTGATAGCGGCGGCCGCCGGGCTGGGCTTCATGGTGGCCAGCAAGAACGTGTCGGAGCTCCCCCACCTGCTCAGCTGGCACAGCGTGCTGGGCGTCTGCACCCTGGCCGCCACCGCGCTTCAGGCGGCGTGCGGCGTCTGCGTGATCTTCCCTCAGCTGCTGCGGCTGTCCTCTCCTCCGCTCAGGCTGAAGCTGTACCACGCCACCTGTGGCCTGGTGGTGTACCTGCTGGCCACAGTGACCGTGGTGTTGGCCATGTTCTCCGACTGGTTCCAGGCCACGGTGAAAGGGACAGCCTGGTGGGCCTTCCTCCTGCTGCCTCTCTTCCCCGCCCTGGTGGTGATGAACCAGATCACTAATTCCTACCTGCCCCGCAAGAAGATCACCAGATAG
- the LOC120557073 gene encoding cytochrome b561 domain-containing protein 1 isoform X2 → MSVAYCLCMMEGILLFSAEGSPCCFKSRKGKVRLHWFFQALALIAAAAGLGFMVASKNVSELPHLLSWHSVLGVCTLAATALQAACGVCVIFPQLLRLSSPPLRLKLYHATCGLVVYLLATVTVVLAMFSDWFQATVKGTAWWAFLLLPLFPALVVMNQITNSYLPRKKITR, encoded by the exons atgtctgttgcA TACTGCCTGTGTATGATGGAAGGCATCCTCCTCTTCTCGGCTGAAGGATCGCCCTGTTGCTTCAAATCCCGGAAGGGTAAAGTGCGTCTGCACTGGTTCTTTCAGGCTCTAGCCCTGATAGCGGCGGCCGCCGGGCTGGGCTTCATGGTGGCCAGCAAGAACGTGTCGGAGCTCCCCCACCTGCTCAGCTGGCACAGCGTGCTGGGCGTCTGCACCCTGGCCGCCACCGCGCTTCAGGCGGCGTGCGGCGTCTGCGTGATCTTCCCTCAGCTGCTGCGGCTGTCCTCTCCTCCGCTCAGGCTGAAGCTGTACCACGCCACCTGTGGCCTGGTGGTGTACCTGCTGGCCACAGTGACCGTGGTGTTGGCCATGTTCTCCGACTGGTTCCAGGCCACGGTGAAAGGGACAGCCTGGTGGGCCTTCCTCCTGCTGCCTCTCTTCCCCGCCCTGGTGGTGATGAACCAGATCACTAATTCCTACCTGCCCCGCAAGAAGATCACCAGATAG
- the zbtb40 gene encoding zinc finger and BTB domain-containing protein 40 isoform X1 codes for MMELPNYSSQLMQQLWALRKEGHFCDCTILVGDSPHRAHKLVLAASSMLFRSLLDGSDTISIDTAMVSSQEFGCLLDMVYTGKLPLGKHNVSRIVAAADSLQMFDVAVGFRNVLTTLVNQQVSVPVASTQTPSLSGINKAQSVNDEGSASPSKDDSTPDETELKAELKKEDGQSEEEDAEEPACKRVCTELSESSEPKEGRSSDSVAEKNNPTAATVSAGPAAGFLEHSSQLVELLANMSSVVELLSQAAQGSLEEQERQVVCECCEEADPSSVLEKLLSRVKEGQLSEEAIVSLLRTVRQKAPSSFPTPLLSLLGEADRDTPEPHGNQTAVDSESGTRSEEKQEEEGEEENSKEETEEDDKVKNDPTDSFSSPSSSSSSPSKPYSCRWCKRGFAYKCRMLAHVKRCAMSQECEQQCPQCPEKLPNLRALQRHRAEAHRSTARVKKKVACDLCGRTFAHPSGMIYHKRTEHFEEKPFACEDCGAKFGANSSLKNHMRLHTGEKPYLCKHCDMSFSVAAALAYHTKKKHSEGKMYVCQYCKAVFAQSIELTRHVRTHTGDRPYVCRECGKGYSQASGLTVHLHTFHNLSEPHDCQKCCLSFSSLEEHRQHIQELHPKEFHKCPTCNQVFNSAALLDKHKATHTGTKPFSCELCNKSYQQLSGLWYHNRTNHPDVFANHTRQLKTLVQCDVCFKFFPSAASVAKHQAAEHQGLAASAVRCAFCPAVLAGEEELQEHMSSQHVSQSPEAFSCPLCSLVCTSQLELQEHLLSCHMEAQEDASHTVVAADPTGDEGAEPASSEEQLAAAQQVFVALAGEREGESPAEVVQVNMYDLLNTSVTFICEDKAAAPDS; via the exons ATGATGGAGCTCCCTAACTACAGCAGCCAGCTGATGCAGCAGCTGTGGGCCCTGAGGAAGGAGGGCCACTTCTGTGACTGCACCATCCTGGTGGGAGACAGCCCTCACCGCGCACATAAACTGGTACTGGCTGCCTCCAGCATGCTCTTCAG GTCTCTGCTGGATGGCTCGGACACCATCTCCATCGACACGGCCATGGTCTCCTCGCAGGAGTTTGGCTGTCTGCTGGACATGGTCTACACCGGCAAGCTGCCTCTCGGCAAACACAACGTCAGCCGCATCGTCGCCGCCGCAGACAGCCTGCAGATGTTCGACGTGGCCGTGGGCTTCAGAAACGTCCTCACCACTCTTGTGAACCAGCAGGTCTCCGTCCCGGTGGCGTCTACACAGACGCCGAGCCTCAGTGGGATCAACAAAGCCCAGAGCGTGAACGATGAAGGTTCAGCCTCACCCAGCAAGGACGACTCCACGCCAGACGAGACGGAGCTGAAGGCTGAGCTGAAGAAGGAAGACGGTCAGAGTGAGGAAGAGGACGCAGAGGAACCAGCGTGTAAAAGAGTCTGTACCGAGCTCTCCGAGTCCTCAG AGCCTAAAGAAGGCAGATCCTCAGACAGTGTGGcggaaaaaaacaacccaacAGCAGCCACTGTGTCAGCTGGACCTGCCGCTGGTTTTCTGGAGCATTCCTCTCAGCTTGTGGAGCTCCTCGCCAACATGTCGTCTGTCGTGGAGCTGCTGAGCCAGGCAGCACAGGGAAGCCTGGAGGAACAGGAGAGACAG gttgtgtgtgagtgttgtgaGGAGGCTGATCCCAGCTCAGTGTTGGAGAAGCTGCTGAGCAGAGTGAAGGAGGGGCAGCTCAGTGAGGAAGCCATCGTCTCGCTGCTCCGGACCGTTCGGCAGAAAgctccctcctccttccccaCACCACTGCTCTCTCTGCTGGGCGAGGCGGACAGGGACACCCCGGAGCCTCACGGAAACCAAACGGCAG TTGACTCAGAAAGCGGCACCAGAAGTGAGGAAaagcaggaggaagagggagaggaagaaaacAGTAAGGAGGAGACGGAGGAGGATGATAAAGTCAAAAATGACCCGACAGACTCCTTTtcatctccctcctcctcctcttcctccccctccaAGCCCTACTCCTGTCGCTGGTGTAAGAGGGGCTTTGCCTACAAGTGTCGGATGCTGGCCCACGTGAAGCGCTGCGCCATGTCGCAGGAGTGTGAGCAGCAGTGCCCGCAGTGCCCGGAGAAGCTGCCCAACCTGCGGGCCCTGCAGCGCCATCGGGCCGAGGCTCACCGCAGCACCGCACGGGTGAAGAAGAAGGTGGCCTGTGACCTGTGTGGGCGAACCTTCGCCCACCCGTCAG GCATGATTTACCACAAGCGCACCGAGCACTTTGAAGAGAAACCTTTTGCTTGTGAGGACTGCGGTGCAAAGTTCGGCGCCAACTCCTCTCTGAAGAATCACATGAGGctgcacacaggagagaaaccttacCTCTGCAAACACTGTGACATGAGCTTCAGTGTGGCTGCTGCCCTCGCATACCACACCAAGAAGAAACACTCTGAgg gAAAGATGTATGTGTGTCAGTATTGTAAGGCCGTCTTCGCCCAGTCCATTGAACTGACGCGCCATGTGCGAACACACACTGGTGATCGGCCTTATGTGTGCCGAGAATGTGGCAAAGGTTACAGCCAGGCCAGCGGACTCACCGTCCACCTGCACACCTTCCACA ATTTGTCGGAACCTCATGACTGTCAAAAGTGTTGTCTCAGCTTCTCCTCACTGGAGGAGCATCGGCAGCACATCCAGGAGTTGCACCCAAAGGAGTTCCACAAGTGTCCCACCTGTAACCAGGTGTTCAACAGCGCCGCCCTGCTGGACAAACACAAGGCCACCCACACTGGAACCAAGCCGTTCAGCTGTGAGCTGTGCAACAAGTCGTACCAG CAACTGTCAGGCCTGTGGTACCATAACAGGACCAACCACCCGGATGTGTTTGCTAACCACACCCGGCAGCTCAAGACCCTGGTCCAGTGTGATGTCTGCTTCAAGTTCTTTCCCAGCGCTGCCAGTGTGGCCAAACACCAGGCTGCTGAGCACCAGG GCTTGGCAGCGTCGGCGGTGCGCTGTGCGTTCTGCCCGGCGGTGCTGGCCGGGGAGGAGGAGCTGCAGGAGCACATGAGCAGCCAGCACGTCAGCCAGAGCCCGGAGGCCTTCAGCTGCCCGCTCTGCTCGCTGGTCTGCACCTCCCAGCTGGAGCTGCAGGAGCACCTGCTCTCCTGCCACATGGAGGCTCAGGAGGACGCCTCCCACACA GTGGTTGCAGCAGATCCAACAGGCGACGAAGGGGCGGAGCCCGCCAGCTCTGAGGAGCAGCTGGCCGCTGCCCAGCAGGTGTTTGTGGCTCTGGCCggggagagagagggcgagTCGCCAGCCGAGGTGGTGCAGGTCAACATGTACGACCTGCTGAACACCTCCGTCACCTTCATCTGCGAGGACAAAGCAGCAGCTCCCGACTCCTAA
- the zbtb40 gene encoding zinc finger and BTB domain-containing protein 40 isoform X2: MVSSQEFGCLLDMVYTGKLPLGKHNVSRIVAAADSLQMFDVAVGFRNVLTTLVNQQVSVPVASTQTPSLSGINKAQSVNDEGSASPSKDDSTPDETELKAELKKEDGQSEEEDAEEPACKRVCTELSESSEPKEGRSSDSVAEKNNPTAATVSAGPAAGFLEHSSQLVELLANMSSVVELLSQAAQGSLEEQERQVVCECCEEADPSSVLEKLLSRVKEGQLSEEAIVSLLRTVRQKAPSSFPTPLLSLLGEADRDTPEPHGNQTAVDSESGTRSEEKQEEEGEEENSKEETEEDDKVKNDPTDSFSSPSSSSSSPSKPYSCRWCKRGFAYKCRMLAHVKRCAMSQECEQQCPQCPEKLPNLRALQRHRAEAHRSTARVKKKVACDLCGRTFAHPSGMIYHKRTEHFEEKPFACEDCGAKFGANSSLKNHMRLHTGEKPYLCKHCDMSFSVAAALAYHTKKKHSEGKMYVCQYCKAVFAQSIELTRHVRTHTGDRPYVCRECGKGYSQASGLTVHLHTFHNLSEPHDCQKCCLSFSSLEEHRQHIQELHPKEFHKCPTCNQVFNSAALLDKHKATHTGTKPFSCELCNKSYQQLSGLWYHNRTNHPDVFANHTRQLKTLVQCDVCFKFFPSAASVAKHQAAEHQGLAASAVRCAFCPAVLAGEEELQEHMSSQHVSQSPEAFSCPLCSLVCTSQLELQEHLLSCHMEAQEDASHTVVAADPTGDEGAEPASSEEQLAAAQQVFVALAGEREGESPAEVVQVNMYDLLNTSVTFICEDKAAAPDS, from the exons ATGGTCTCCTCGCAGGAGTTTGGCTGTCTGCTGGACATGGTCTACACCGGCAAGCTGCCTCTCGGCAAACACAACGTCAGCCGCATCGTCGCCGCCGCAGACAGCCTGCAGATGTTCGACGTGGCCGTGGGCTTCAGAAACGTCCTCACCACTCTTGTGAACCAGCAGGTCTCCGTCCCGGTGGCGTCTACACAGACGCCGAGCCTCAGTGGGATCAACAAAGCCCAGAGCGTGAACGATGAAGGTTCAGCCTCACCCAGCAAGGACGACTCCACGCCAGACGAGACGGAGCTGAAGGCTGAGCTGAAGAAGGAAGACGGTCAGAGTGAGGAAGAGGACGCAGAGGAACCAGCGTGTAAAAGAGTCTGTACCGAGCTCTCCGAGTCCTCAG AGCCTAAAGAAGGCAGATCCTCAGACAGTGTGGcggaaaaaaacaacccaacAGCAGCCACTGTGTCAGCTGGACCTGCCGCTGGTTTTCTGGAGCATTCCTCTCAGCTTGTGGAGCTCCTCGCCAACATGTCGTCTGTCGTGGAGCTGCTGAGCCAGGCAGCACAGGGAAGCCTGGAGGAACAGGAGAGACAG gttgtgtgtgagtgttgtgaGGAGGCTGATCCCAGCTCAGTGTTGGAGAAGCTGCTGAGCAGAGTGAAGGAGGGGCAGCTCAGTGAGGAAGCCATCGTCTCGCTGCTCCGGACCGTTCGGCAGAAAgctccctcctccttccccaCACCACTGCTCTCTCTGCTGGGCGAGGCGGACAGGGACACCCCGGAGCCTCACGGAAACCAAACGGCAG TTGACTCAGAAAGCGGCACCAGAAGTGAGGAAaagcaggaggaagagggagaggaagaaaacAGTAAGGAGGAGACGGAGGAGGATGATAAAGTCAAAAATGACCCGACAGACTCCTTTtcatctccctcctcctcctcttcctccccctccaAGCCCTACTCCTGTCGCTGGTGTAAGAGGGGCTTTGCCTACAAGTGTCGGATGCTGGCCCACGTGAAGCGCTGCGCCATGTCGCAGGAGTGTGAGCAGCAGTGCCCGCAGTGCCCGGAGAAGCTGCCCAACCTGCGGGCCCTGCAGCGCCATCGGGCCGAGGCTCACCGCAGCACCGCACGGGTGAAGAAGAAGGTGGCCTGTGACCTGTGTGGGCGAACCTTCGCCCACCCGTCAG GCATGATTTACCACAAGCGCACCGAGCACTTTGAAGAGAAACCTTTTGCTTGTGAGGACTGCGGTGCAAAGTTCGGCGCCAACTCCTCTCTGAAGAATCACATGAGGctgcacacaggagagaaaccttacCTCTGCAAACACTGTGACATGAGCTTCAGTGTGGCTGCTGCCCTCGCATACCACACCAAGAAGAAACACTCTGAgg gAAAGATGTATGTGTGTCAGTATTGTAAGGCCGTCTTCGCCCAGTCCATTGAACTGACGCGCCATGTGCGAACACACACTGGTGATCGGCCTTATGTGTGCCGAGAATGTGGCAAAGGTTACAGCCAGGCCAGCGGACTCACCGTCCACCTGCACACCTTCCACA ATTTGTCGGAACCTCATGACTGTCAAAAGTGTTGTCTCAGCTTCTCCTCACTGGAGGAGCATCGGCAGCACATCCAGGAGTTGCACCCAAAGGAGTTCCACAAGTGTCCCACCTGTAACCAGGTGTTCAACAGCGCCGCCCTGCTGGACAAACACAAGGCCACCCACACTGGAACCAAGCCGTTCAGCTGTGAGCTGTGCAACAAGTCGTACCAG CAACTGTCAGGCCTGTGGTACCATAACAGGACCAACCACCCGGATGTGTTTGCTAACCACACCCGGCAGCTCAAGACCCTGGTCCAGTGTGATGTCTGCTTCAAGTTCTTTCCCAGCGCTGCCAGTGTGGCCAAACACCAGGCTGCTGAGCACCAGG GCTTGGCAGCGTCGGCGGTGCGCTGTGCGTTCTGCCCGGCGGTGCTGGCCGGGGAGGAGGAGCTGCAGGAGCACATGAGCAGCCAGCACGTCAGCCAGAGCCCGGAGGCCTTCAGCTGCCCGCTCTGCTCGCTGGTCTGCACCTCCCAGCTGGAGCTGCAGGAGCACCTGCTCTCCTGCCACATGGAGGCTCAGGAGGACGCCTCCCACACA GTGGTTGCAGCAGATCCAACAGGCGACGAAGGGGCGGAGCCCGCCAGCTCTGAGGAGCAGCTGGCCGCTGCCCAGCAGGTGTTTGTGGCTCTGGCCggggagagagagggcgagTCGCCAGCCGAGGTGGTGCAGGTCAACATGTACGACCTGCTGAACACCTCCGTCACCTTCATCTGCGAGGACAAAGCAGCAGCTCCCGACTCCTAA